Genomic DNA from Danio rerio strain Tuebingen ecotype United States chromosome 5, GRCz12tu, whole genome shotgun sequence:
atcatcatcatcatcttcatcttcatattaatcatcatcttcatcatcatcttcatcatcatcttcatcatcatcatcttcatcatcttcatcgtcatcatcatcatcatcttcatcatcattatcttcatcatcttcatcttcatcatcatcatcttcatcatcattatcttaatcatcttcatctttatcatcatcttcatcatcataatcttcatcatcatcatcctcatcatctgcATCTTCATCATCCTAATCAATATCATTATCTTCAATATAATCATCATCCTAAtcgtcatcatcttcatcttcaacaTCTTCATCATTATCGTCGTcatcataatcttcatcatcatcgtcatcgtcatcaccttcatcatcatcttcatcaataTCATTATCTTCAACATCTTCATCATCgttatcatcatcctcatcatcatctgcatctttatcatcatcttcataatCATCGCCATCATCATCTTAAACATCTGCATCATCATCAACTTCATCTTTATCATCTTTATcaacatcatcatcctcatcttcatcaacataatcttcatcatcttcttcatcatcatcttcatctttatctgtatcttcatcatcatcatcttcatcatcatcttcatcatcatctttatcgttatcatcatcatcatcatcatctttattgacttcatctttatcatcatcatcttcatcatcattatcttcatcatcatcatcattatcttcatcatcttcatcatcatcatactcttcatcattatcttcatcatcttcatcatcatcatactcttcatcatcattatcttcgtcttcatcatcattatcttcatcatcttcatcatcatcatcttcatcatcttcatcgtcatcatcatcatcatcttcatcatcattatcttcatcatcttcatcatcatcatcttcataatCAGTATTTTAATCatcttcatctttatcatcatcttcatcgtgatcatcatcttcatcttcatcatcatcatcttcatcatcatctttatcttcATATTAATCATCatctgcatcatcatcatcatcatcttcatcttcatattaatcatcatcttcatcatcatcatcatcatcttcatcttcatattaatcatcatcttcatcatcatcttcatcatcatcttcatcatcatcatcttcatcatcttcatcgtcatcatcatcatcatcttcatcatcattatcttcatcatcttcatcttcatcatcatcatcttcatcatcattatcttaatcatcttcatctttatcatcatcttcatcatcatcatcatcttcttcatcatcttcatcatcatcatcatcatcatcatcatcttcatcatcagtaTTTTAATCatcttcatctttatcatcatcttcatcgtgatcatcatcttcatcttcatcatcatcatcttcatcatcatcatcatctttatcttcATATTAATCATCatctgcatcatcatcatcatcatcatcatcttcatcttcatattaatcatcatcttcatcatcatcatcatcatcatcttcatcttcatattaatcatcatcttcatcatcatcttcatcatcatcatcttcatcatcatcttcatcatcatctttatcttcatcatcaccatcaacttcatcatctttatcatcatcattatcttcatcatcattatcttcatcatcatttaattatttatttttaaagctaatgatatttatgtgtgtgtgtgtgtgtgtgtgtgtgtgtgtgtgtgtttgtgtgtgtttgtgtgtgtttgtatgtgtatgtgtgtgcgtatgtgtgtgtgtttgtgtgtttgtgtgtgtgtgtttgtgtgtgtgtttatgtatgtatgtgtgtgtgtttgtgtgtttgtgtgtgtgtgtgtgtttgtgtgtgtgtttatgtatgtatgtgtgtgtgtttgtgtgtgtttgtttgtatgtatgtgtatgtatgtatgtgtgtgtgtgtttgtgtctgtttgtttgtgtgtgtgtatatgtgtgtatatgtatgtatctgtgtgtgtgtgtgtgtgtgtgtgtttgtacagccTGTGCAGTGGTCTGGGGAAAGCGTGTGTTCTCAGAGGCGTGTCCAAGCGCAGGATCCCCGGGTCTGACCGGTGTTCAGCGCAGGGTTCGCCGTCACCGCACCATCTTCACAGAGGAGCAGCTGCAGGCGCTGGAGGATCTATTCACACACAACCAGTATCCAGACATACACACACGCGAACAACTGGCCCTCAAAACACAGCTGCGCGAGGAGAGAGTCGAGGTGATCAAGTACAATATTACTTATTGCGAACGTGCctcatacaggtgagtgggcttaacaaaccacctgtagaaaacacactctttcatctctccgGGACACGTGTGTTTTTATAAACTGATCTGAAAACGTTTTGGTCTTTTGCGTTTGCATGTATCTGTGGGTCTGTCATCCTCAGATAACATTAGAAATCTGTGTGTCATCTTTGATAGAGCTCTATGCTTTAATCGCCATGTAAGGTGTGTTTTTCACACAGGCTTTTCCCATCTTAGAAACACTACAAACATTAGAAATATGGAGATGATTGTccctgtgtgtgtttcaggtgtgGTTCAAAAACCGAAGGGCCAAATGGAGGCGTCAAAAGCGTCTTCCCTTCAGTCTTCGAGGAGCGGACGAGTGGAGGAGCGTCATGCACAGCGACTGATGAAGAATCCTGCAGGAGAAACACTGAAGATCATCTGCTTGTCTGAAGACGATGCTCTTCTTCATGCTTTATTCATTCTCATCGGTCATCCTGCTCATGTGTGAGAACTTTCGGCTCAACACAGGCATCATCGGATGAAGATTGTGTCTTCTATATAAGTCATGATGAATTAATGATCATTAAGACTATAAACAATGACATCACAACAGATTTATGCAATATTCATTTGATTTAAAATCATGGATAAAACTTTCACACTGAGTGCCAGTCCATGCTCATTCAATGCCAGATGTATTTATGAGTTGCAATGCAGATGTAGTGTACTAAAAATGATTCATCAAAAGAGTCAGTTAAAGAGCAAAGATTAAACCCGTGCTGCTAAATGAATCAGTCAAAAGAGTCAGTGACTCACTCATGAAGAATGAACAAACACTAtggaatacacaagacgtgtcattAGTattgttttgaatggggaaaagagTAACGCTTAATATGGCAACtcaagccccgccttctagtacaaaaAGCCAATCATAGATCGCTAATAGACTTAACAATTCTTCTGGGGGAGGGGCTTAGATCAGACGTGAGTTACTACAGATTCTGAAtgattcaaatgtttagaaatgaaactaaagacacagatgttgtttaatttttttcgataatttgatgtttcctcattcaaacagaatgcccgagcatactgccgaTTGAAATGACCTGACCTAAAGGGAGTTTGGAAAGTATTAGGGCTGTTGAGTTAATCAGTTGGGTGAATCAGTCAGTGACTCACTCATGAAGAATGAATCAGTGCTGCTGAATCAGTGCAGCTGAAATAATCTGTCAAATGAGTCAGTGACTTACTCATGAAGAATGAATATGAATCAGTGCTGCTGAATTAATTGGTCGAATGAGTCAGTGACTCGCTTATGAAGAATGAATCAGTGCTGCTGATTTAATTGGTCGAATGAGTCAGT
This window encodes:
- the LOC110439787 gene encoding uncharacterized protein isoform X2: MESHVQDKRSFGFSIDSILSLRDQKEEEEEAETHLHHLHHLHHDLHHRATELQTHSCRTCCLCSHCGEILQSDNACAVVWGKRVFSEACPSAGSPGLTGVQRRVRRHRTIFTEEQLQALEDLFTHNQYPDIHTREQLALKTQLREERVEVWFKNRRAKWRRQKRLPFSLRGADEWRSVMHSD
- the LOC110439787 gene encoding uncharacterized protein isoform X1: MESHVQDKRSFGFSIDSILSLRDQKEEEEEAETHLHHLHHLHHDLHHRATELQTHSCRTCCLCSHCGEILQSDNACAVVWGKRVFSEACPSAGSPGLTGVQRRVRRHRTIFTEEQLQALEDLFTHNQYPDIHTREQLALKTQLREERVEVIKYNITYCERASYRCGSKTEGPNGGVKSVFPSVFEERTSGGASCTATDEESCRRNTEDHLLV